A window of Sodalis praecaptivus genomic DNA:
TGTAGCACGTGTGTAGCCCTACTCGTAAGGGCCATGATGACTTGACGTCATCCCCACCTTCCTCCGGTTTATCACCGGCAGTCTCCTTTGAGTTCCCGACCGAATCGCTGGCAACAAAGGATAAGGGTTGCGCTCGTTGCGGGACTTAACCCAACATTTCACAACACGAGCTGACGACAGCCATGCAGCACCTGTCTCAGAGCTCCCGAAGGCACCAAGGCATCTCTGCCAAGTTCTCTGGATGTCAAGAGTAGGTAAGGTTCTTCGCGTTGCATCGAATTAAACCACATGCTCCACCGCTTGTGCGGGCCCCCGTCAATTCATTTGAGTTTTAACCTTGCGGCCGTACTCCCCAGGCGGTCGATTTAACGCGTTAGCTCCGAAAGCCACGGCTCAAGGCCACAACCTTCAAATCGACATCGTTTACAGCGTGGACTACCAGGGTATCTAATCCTGTTTGCTCCCCACGCTTTCGTACCTGAGCGTCAGTCTTCGTCCAGGGGGCCGCCTTCGCCACCGGTATTCCTCCAGATCTCTACGCATTTCACCGCTACACCTGGAATTCTACCCCCCTCTACGAGACTCTAGCCTGCCAGTTTCAAATGCAGTTCCCAGGTTGAGCCCGGGGATTTCACATCTGACTTAACAGACCGCCTGCGTACGCTTTACGCCCAGTAATTCCGATTAACGCTCGCACCCTCCGTATTACCGCGGCTGCTGGCACGGAGTTAGCCGGTGCTTCTTCTGCGGGTAACGTCAATCGATGGCGCTATTTACGCCATCGCCTTCCTCCCCGCTGAAAGTGCTTTACAACCCGAAGGCCTTCTTCACACACGCGGCATGGCTGCATCAGGGTTTCCCCCATTGTGCAATATTCCCCACTGCTGCCTCCCGTAGGAGTCTGGACCGTGTCTCAGTTCCAGTGTGGCTGGTCATCCTCTCAGACCAGCTAGGGATCGTCGCCTAGGTGAGCCATTACCCCACCTACTAGCTAATCCCATCTGGGTTCATCCGATGGTGTGAGGCCCGAAGGTCCCCCACTTTGGTCTTGCGACGTTATGCGGTATTAGCTACCGTTTCCAGTAGTTATCCCCCTCCATCGGGCAGATCCCCAGACATTACTCACCCGTCCGCCGCTCGCCGGCAAAGAAGCAAGCTTCTTTCCGCTGCCGCTCGACTTGCATGTGTTAGGCCTGCCGCCAGCGTTCAATCTGAGCCATGATCAAACTCTTCAATTAAAAGCTTGATGCTCAAAGAATTAAAACTGGTATTCGTATGAATATTCGTTGTTCACTCTTCAAGACTTGATATTTCGTGTATCGATATCGTCTTGTGAGTGCCCACACAGATTGTCTGATAAATTGTTAAAGAGCGTGGCCGGGAGGGTATTTTCTCTACCGGCGCGGGTGGCGTATATTACGCTTTTCCGCTGTAGAGTCAAGCTTTTATTTGCCCTTCGCGGGTCGCTTGCCTCTGGCTGAGCCGGTAAGTCGCAACGACTGTTCCCGGTCAGTGGAGGCGCATTATAGGGCCTTCACGGCCGGTGACAAGCGCTAATTGCAACTTTTTCGTCGACTGGCGATAAATTAAACGAAGCACTCTTTTTTCCCCGCCCGTTTATCCACCGGAACCTATTTTTCAGTCAACTCTGACGCCGACGGAGGGAAAAATTCATTTTTTTGCTCGCTGGTGAAAGGTTTCCACCTCCGGCACGTGCGCGGGGTGAGGCTGGCATCGCGATCGCGGATCGCGAAGAGGGAGTAAGAGAGACGAAACGCCAGCGGCCTAGGCGTCAACGGTGAGGACAGCACAATGGGACAGGTCGGGTTAACGCCGTGTCCTAGCCAAACGGCATGGTCCGTTGCTTGGCATTGTCGGTGGTTAGGCATGGCCTGCTATGAAAGACCTGGCCGCTAAAAAGGCATAGCCTGTTGGTAGAGGCATGGGCTGCTGTTAGAGCGTAAGCTTTCCCAATGATCCGAAACCATAGCGCGTCAATGCGGGCATCAGCGCCACCGCTTGCGGCGTGGTGGCAAGGCAGTAGGCCCTGTTTGGGCCCGCTTCGCCCTGTAGGCCGTTGACATCGATATCATGTTCTACCAACCAGGCGGCGCGGCGGGCAATGGCTGAGCCGGAATCGACCAGGCGGGTTCCTTCCGGCAGTACCGACTGTAATTCTGGGCTTAACAAGGGAAAATGGGTGCAGCCCAGCACGACCGTGTCGGGGGGCTCCACCGCTCTCAACCAGGGACGAAGGAGTTTACGCAGCACCGGCAGCGGCACCATTTCACCGTGCAGTTTGGCTTCCGCCATATCCACCAGTTCGGCCGTCCCCAATTGCAAAATTTGGCAATCGCCGGCGAATTGACTGATGAGATCGTGAGTATAGCTGCGCTGCACGGTAGCGCGGGTCGCCAGTAGTCCGACGATGCCATTACGGGTAAGCCTGGCCGCCGGTTTGATGGCCGGCACCACGCCGATGATGGGGCAGGGAAAACGCTCGCGCAACGCCGGCAGTGAAATCGTGCTGGCGGTATTACAGGCAACGATGACCATATCGAGCTTATGCAGCCGCCACATCGCGCCAACGATGGCGACGACCCTATCAACAATGAACTGTTCCGGTTTCTCACCGTAGGGGAACGCCTCATTGTCAAATACGTATAGATAATGGGCATCCGGCAAGGTTTGCCTGACCTCATCATAAATCGATAGGCCCCCCACGCCGGAGTCAAAGACAAGAATGGTGGGCCGTTTAGCGGTGCTGCCGTCAGAAAGCATAGGTCCCGGTGAGATAGAATTCCCGTCCTGCAGTCTGGTAGCCATAAGCTGTCTCATAATTTTTATCGAACACATTGGCAAGTCTACCACGAACCGTCAAGCGGGTTGTGAGCGGATATGACGCCGCGATATCCCAAAGACTCACGCCGCCCAGCCGTACGCGTTGATTGGTGTTGTAATTCGTATCCCAGCGCTGCCCCAAATAACGGTAATTCAGCGACCAGTCGATATTGGCCACCAACCAGTCCAGTTGATATTTCACCTGTTGTTTGGCGCGGCGCGCCAAGATTTCGTTGGTCTTGGCATCGCGCGGATCGAGGTATTCCAGCGTCACCTGGTGGGCCAGCACGCCTGTGGTAAACGAGCCCGTCCACTCAAGCCCTTTAATGCGCGCCTTGCCGATGTTGTAATAGGTTTCGCTGCCGGTATCCCACGCGATCATATCGTCTATATCATTGCGATAGGCCGATAAACGCCAGTCCAGCGGACCGGTTAAACCTTCTATTCCCCCTTCCCACTGTTTACTCTGCTCGGGATCGAGCTGTGCATTGCCGCCATAGGCGCTATAAAGCTGGCCGAGATTGGGCGCTTTATAGGCGGTGCCATAGGACAGCAGGAGGCGATAACCGTCGACGACTTCCCAGGCGGCGCTGCCCTGCCAAGTCCCGTGCCAGCCGAACTGCGAATTATTATCTTCGCGCGCCGCCCCCTCCAGAGTGACCGGGCCGTATAATTGCTGAACCGTGGCATATAAGCCGGTATTACGTTGCTGGTAGCCATCGCTGAGATAATCGGTACCGGGCTCGGTGGTCTGTTTCTGCCAATCCACCCCGGCGCTGGCGGTACCCTGTGCAATTTGCAATGTATTACCCCATTGCAGGTAATACTGCTTGGAGTCGTCCAACGTGGCGGAATCCGCATAGGGTCCATAGTGGGGATCATAGTTATAGTCTTTGGTATGGTTATAACTGAAAGACAGTTGGGAAGCATAAATCCCCTGCTGGAAACGCAGGCCGGTATCCCAGGTACGGCTGTAAAGCTGCCGGGTGTCCGGCAGCGCATCCAGATGATTGGGGTCGCTATAGGAATAGGTGCCGTCGTAGGCGCTGCGGTTGTTAAAACCGTAAGTGCGGGTGAAACCGCTGAATTGTTCGTTGAACCGATGTTCCAATGCGGCGTACAGCGTTTTGCTCATAAAGCCATCGCGATCGGGCTGGGCCGGATCGCCATAGTTATCCGGCAAGTTGGCCCGAACATCGAATCCGCGGGTATAGGTATAATTGCCCGCCAACGTGGCGGTGGTGTTTTCCCCCAATTGCTGACGGGTAGCGCCGTCATAGGTTTGGTAACCGTGGGAGCCCATACCGGCGCTAAGCGTGCTGCCGTCCTGTTCTCGGGTGGTGATGATATTTACCACGCCGCCAATCGCATCGGAACCGTAAACCGCCGAACGCGGCCCGCGAATATATTCAATGCGTTGCACCAGCGCGATGGGAATTTGGCTAAGATCGGAGGCGCCGGATATGCCCGCCTGATTCATCCGCACGCCGTCGATTAACACCAGCGCATGGCTGGCGTTGGTGCCGCGGATGAAAAGCGAACTTTGCTGGCCGAGACCGCCGTTCTGGCCGATATCCACACCCGGCAACCGGCTCAGCGCCTCGGCCACCGATTTGATCTGGGCGCGATCGATATCTTCGCGGGTGACCACGCTGACCGGCGCCAGTACCGAGGATACGGGCTGGGGAAAGCGGTTGGCGGTCACAATCAGCGCCTGGCCCCCGGCAGCCTGCGTAGCGGCATTATTATCTTGTCCCCAGCCGGAAAAGGCCGTGACGGACAGCGTCACCAGTACGGTTGTTTTTGTTTTAGACATCTCTTCGCATCCAATCGATTGGCAGGACGCCGCTGGCTACAGGTACCGGCCGTCTGCGGCGGACCCTGGAGGAGACGGCGGAAAACCGGCAGCGTCTTGGGCCGGCCCATAATCCTACCGTTCCGGCGATAAAAGTGTCCAGGGAACAAATGCGCCAGGACACTTACACGCGACAAAACTGGACATTAACGGTTTATTCCCTACAATCCCGGGCAAAAGCGGTCAATACCGCCCAATTAGCAGGAAACGACCATGACGCCACAGACGTTACCCCTCGACCAGTATGAACACCAGTTGACGGAAAAAGCGAACCGTCTGCGGCAGATGATGTTGGCGTTTCAGGCGCCCGAGGCGCAGATTTTCCGATCGCGGCCGGCGCATTATCGCATGCGGGCCGAGTTCCGCATCTGGCATGATGAGGACGATCTTTATCACATCATGTTCGATCAGCAGACCAAAGCGCGGATCCGCATCGATCATTTCATGGCCGGCAGTGCCCTCATCAATACGTTAATGACCGAGATGATGACGGCCATACGCCCTGATCCGGTGCTGCGCGCCAAGCTGTTTCAAATAGACTATCTCACGACGCTAAGCGGTGAAGCGGTCGTTACGCTCATTTATCACCGACCGCTGGACGATGCCTGGCGCGATGGCGCCGCGCGCCTGCGCGACACATTGCGCGCCCGCGGGTACCACATCCAGCTCATCGGCCGCGCCAACAAGACTAAAATATGCCTGGATCGCGATTATGTCGACGAGCGCCTGCCTGTCGCCGGCCGCACGCTTATCTACCGACAGATTGAGAACAGCTTTACCCAGCCCAATGCCGATATCAATATTCACATGCTGGAATGGGCGCTGGCGGCCACCGAGGGCGCGCAGGGTGATTTGCTGGAGCTTTACTGCGGCAACGGCAATTTTTCCCTGGCGCTGGCGCGTCATTTTGACAAAGTGCTGGCTACCGAAATCGCCAAACCGTCGGTGGAGGCGGCACAGTACAATATTGCCGCCAACCATATCGATAACGTACAAATAATCCGTATGTCGGCGGAAGAATTTACCCAGGCGATGCGGGGGGAACGTGAATTCACCCGTTTGAAGGGCATTGATTTGCGCAGCTATCGTTGCGAAACGATTTTTGTCGACCCGCCGCGCAGCGGGCTGGACGATGAGACGGTGAGCATGGTGCAGGCCTATCCGCGCATCCTGTATATCTCCTGCAATCCCGACTCCCTGTGCCGCAACCTCACCACGCTCGCCGCCACGCACCGTATTGAACGGCTGGCGCTGTTTGACCAGTTTCCCTACACCCATCATATGGAATGCGGCGTGTTGCTGGTGCGCAAGGCGACGGCGGGTTAACGCCGCCGGCACGCCACGCCGGCGCTTAACACCAGAAGGCAACGCCTGGACATCCCTACAAGGCCAGGCGCCGCCCGCGCGCGTCATCAAGCGGGGCATCGTTAACCGTCAGCCGGGGCGGTCATGCCGATGGCGCGAGGACGTCAGACCGGCGCCTTTTGGCTAAGAAGCAAGACAGCCAGACCTACGCGGCAAGCGATTCCCCGCACGGGGTGATGCAGGCATCAGTAATTTTCATCGCCGTCCGTTTGCGTCCGACGCAGCATTTTCAGCCGCCGGCCAATCCACAATACCAGCACCACCGCCAGAATTGACGGCACAAAATTGGAGCCGATAGCGGGGTATTCGGCGCGCACGATGGCGCTGTACACCAACAGGCCCAGCAGAAAATTTGCCGCCACCAATAGAGGATAACCCGGCGGCATCGCATGATGCTGATAACGCTGATGCAGGCAATACAGCGCCAGCGCCAGCGCGATCGGCGGAAAGAGGGAAAACGGAACGATGGCGCTAAACAGCGCGGTGAAACTGCCGTTAAGGGACAGGCCCGCAATCAGTGCCAACAGCAGCGTGCCTTTCTCTGCGAGGGGATTTTGGGTCATCTGTTACCTGCCATTATTCTGGGTAAGGGTCAGCGCTTTTTCCTGTTCGCGACGGTACCAATAAAAAGCCCCTTTGGAAATCATACGCAACTGCAGCACCAACCGCTCTTCCAGTTGGCGGCGCTGCTCTAAATCGACATCCAGCGCTTCGGCACCGGCATTGAAAACGATGATAACCATCGCTTCCGCCTGCGCTTCGGTAAAGTTGCGCGGCATATGGTTTTCAATTTCCAAATAATCGGCGAGCTCGGCAATAAAATGCTGGATTTCCCGCGCCACCGCGGCGCGAAAGGCGCTGGAGGTGCCGGAGCGTTCGCGCAGCAGCAGGCGGAAGGCATTGGGGTTGTTACCGATAAATTCCATAAATGTGGCCACCGAGGTGCGGATCACGCTCCCCCCCTTGGCGATGCGCTGACGCGCCTGGCGCATCAATTGGCGCAACATCAGGCCGCTTTCGTCCACCATGGTGAGCCCCAGCTCATCTACATCGCGGAAATGGCGGTAAAACGAGGTGGGCGCAATGCCCGCTTGGCGGGCAACTTCACGCAGGCTCAGGCTGGCGAAACTGCGTTCAGCGCTCAACTGGCTGAATGCCGCCTCAATGAGCGAACGCCGCGTCCGCTCTTTTTGTTGCGCTCTGACGCCCATATAAACCATCCAGCCTCGCAATAATCGTAAAAAAACAACTATATCAAAATTTGTTGCAACAGCGTTGATACAAACTGTGTATTTTAACGTCCCGTACGCCTTGCCACCCTCAGCGACCGGGGGGTCTGACAGGACGATCCGTGCTGTTACGGCCCACCCGCTACGTTGACAATTGGGATATGCGGGCGTTGATGTTACAATTAGGTTGTTAATTTGTATTCATCAGGTTGGGACAGCTATGCAACCAAAGTACGATTACGATGCCATTATTATCGGTTCCGGACCGGGCGGCGAAGGCGCCGCCATGGGGTTGACCAAGCGTGGCGCGCGCGTCGCGGTGATTGAGCGCTATGACAACGTCGGCGGAGGTTGCACCCATTGGGGCACCATTCCCTCCAAAGCGCTGCGCCAGGCGGTCAGCCGGATTATTGAAGTCAACCAGAGTCCGCTGCATGGCAATACCCGCCTGCCCCATACCGGTTTCGCCGATATTCTGCGCCACGCCGATCAAGTCATAAAGCAGCAAACCCATATGCGCCAGGGCTTTTACGAGCGCAACCATTGTCAGATATTCACCGGCGAGGCCAGCTTCGTCGATGAACACCGGGTGCAGATCCACTATGGCGACAATACCACCGAAATCCTGAGCGCGGAAAATATCGTCATCGCCTGCGGCTCGCGCCCCTATCATCCCCAGGATGTGGATTTTGACCATGCGCGTATTTACGATAGCGACTCTATCCTCGATTTAAAGCACGATCCCCACCATGTTATTATTTACGGTGCCGGCGTCATCGGCTGCGAGTACGCATCCATTTTTCGCGGCATGAACGTCAAGGTTGATTTGATTAACACCCGCGATCGACTGCTGGCGTTCCTCGACCAGGAGATGTCCGACGCCCTGTCTTATCATTTCTGGGAAAACGGCGTGGTTATCCGCCACAACGAGGAATACGAAGAAATCAAAGGGCTCGATGACGGCGTTGAGGTGCGTTTCCGCTCCGGTAAACGCATGAAAGCCGATTGCCTGCTTTACGCCAACGGCCGCACCGGCAATACCGACACCCTTCAGTTGGATAATGTCGGGCTGGAAGCGGACAGCCGCGGCCTGATTAAAGTCAACAGCATGTATCAAACCGCCGCGCGCCATATCTATGCGGTCGGCGATGTGATTGGCTATCCCAGCCTGGCCTCCGCGGCTTACGATCAGGGCCGTATCGCCGCACAGGTGATAATCAAAGGGCAAGCCAACGTGCAGTTGATCGAAAATATTCCCACCGGCATTTATACCATCCCCGAAATCAGCTCTGTCGGTAAAACCGAGCAAGAACTTACGGCAATGAAAGTCCCCTATGAAGTCGGACGGGCGCAGTTCAAACATCTGGCGCGGGCGCAAATCGTCGGCATGAACGTTGGCAGCCTAAAACTGTTATTTCACCGCGAGACGAAACAGATTTTGGGCATTCACTGTTTTGGCGAGCGCGCCGCCGAAATTATTCATATCGGCCAAGCCATCATGGAGCAGAAGGGGGAAGGCAATACCATCGAGTATTTCGTCAATACGACCTTCAATTACCCCACCATGGCGGAAGCTTACCGGGTTGCGGCGCTTAACGGGTTAAACCGCCTGTTTTAAGCCAGTCCCCATGTAGGCTTGCATATGGCTGCGGATACAGTCCGCCAGTTGTTCATAACGCGCGCGCAGCGGTGAACCGGGCCGGTACACCAGCGCGATAGTGCGTTTGGGCTCTGGTTTATAGCAGTTGAGATAGCAAACGCCATCCCGTTTGCGTTCCCGCGGTACCGCCAGCGAGGGCAGTAGGGTGATGCCGCTGCCCGCCGCCACCATATTACGCAGGGTTTCCAGACTGGTAGCGCGAAAGTGGGTATCTTCGTCGGCGCCGGCCTGGAAGCAGAAACCCATCGCCTGGTCGCGCAGACAGTGGCCGTCTTCCAGCATCAGCAGCCGCTCGCCGGCAAGATCCGACATCGGCACCCGATCGCGATCGGCCCAGGGATGATCGGCATAGATAGCCAACTGCATCGGTTCATCGAACAGCGGCACCTCGATAAACGCTTCCGACTCTTTCACCAGCGCCAAAATAGCGCAATCCAGCTTGCCGCTATCAAGCTGCTGCAACAGCTGACTGGTTTGTGACTCGTGCAAATACATTTCCAGCTTGGGAAAGGTCTGGTGCAGCGTCGGAACAATATGCGGCAGTAGGTAGGGCCCCACGGTGGGGATAAGACCGATATGCAGCGGCCCCGACATGGATTCTCCCTGCTGGCTGGCCATCTCGCGCAGAACTTTTACTTCCCGTAGTACCGTCCGCGCCTGATCCACCAGCAGCAGGCCGGCTTGGGTAAACAGCACTTTACGGCTGGTTCGTTCCAATAACATCACGCCCAATTCATCTTCCAGCTTGCGCACCTGTCCGCTGAGAGTGGGCTGACTAACATGGCAGGAATCGGCGGCGCGTCGGAAATGACGATGCTCGGCCAAGGCCACCAAATACTCAAGATCGCGAATGTTCATGAAGTCCTCCGTCGACGCGATAGCCCGCGTCGATAGATAGAATAGCAATCAACGATTAGCCCTATCAATAGCTAAAACCAATAATAATCCCCGCAGCAGGCTCAGGCCGCCGTTTTTCATCCATCCCGTTAATAAGGTTAGTTATGTTCCATAGTCAGGAAGGAAAGAGGGTCCCGCACGTCATATTCCATACCCGCCAGGACGATCAATGGGTGGATGTGTCAACGGATGAACTGTTCAGCCATAAGACGGTAATCGTTTTTTCACTGCCGGGGGCGTTCACGCCAACCTGCTCTTCCAGTCATTTGCCGCGTTATAACGAACTGGCGGGACTGTTTGCACAGCAGGGCGTGGACAGTATCGTCTGCCTCTCCGTTAACGATGCTTTTGTTATGAATGCCTGGCAAGCGGATCAGCATGCGGACCACATCCAATTCATTCCCGACGGCAACGGCGAATTCACCCGCGGCATGGGTATGCTGGTGGAGAAGGCGGCGCTGGGCTTCGGTCCCCGCTCTTGGCGCTACTCCATGCTGGTGCGCGACGGCGTAGTGGAAAAGATGTTCATCGAGCCGGACAAATCCGGCGATCCGTTTGAAGTGTCCGACGCCGATACGATGCTATGTTATCTGGCGCCGGGATGTCAGGTGCAGGCGTCGGTGTCGTTATTTACCAAACCCGGCTGCCCGTTTTGCACCAGAGCCAAGCAGATGCTGGTCGAGCGCGGTATGCCCTTCGAGGAAATTTTACTCGGGAAAGACGCCACCTCCGTCAGCCTGCGCGCGGTCACGGGACGCGCAACGGTGCCGCAGGTGTTTATCGGCGGCAAACATATTGGCGGCAGCGAAGAGCTGGCGGCGTTTCTGGAACAGGCGTAGGCGCGCGTCCCACGTCTAAGCGGCAGCGCCGCGGGACGTTCATTTTTGCCCCGGGCGCAGAGCCGCTCACGTCACGCCAGACGCTGTTTCGCCTCGGCGATAGCCTGCGCGATCTGTTCCGGCGCCACGCCGCCTTTCGCCTTACGCTGCGCCAGGCATGAGGTTAGCGCCAATACCGGATAGACATCATCGCCTATCACCGGGCTGAAGGCCTGTAATTGCGCCAGCGGCAGCGCCTCCAGGGGCAGCCCCTGGCGAATCGCCTCCACTACCGCCTCACCGACGATATGGTGCGCCTCGCGAAAGGGAATACCCCGCGCCACCAGATAATCCGCCAGTTCGGTGGCATTGGCATAGCCCTGCTGCGCCGCTTCACGGCAGCGCGGCGATTTCAGTTGGATGCCATCGAGCACCAGCACCGCCATGTGCAGGCAGTCAAGCCAGGTATCCAGCGCGTCAAACAACCCCTCTTTATCTTCCTGCATGTCCTTGTTATAGGCCAGCGGCAACCCCTTGAGCGTCATCATCATAGCGGTCAGCGCGCCCTGTACCCGGCCGCATTTACCGCGGATAAGCTCCAGCGCATCGGGGTTTTTCTTCTGCGGCATCAGCGACGAACCGGAGGTGACGCGATCCGATAACTCAATGAAGCCCGCCTCGCCGGTGTTAAAGAAGATGAGATCTTCGGCAAAACGGGAAAGATGTACCATGCCGATGGCCGCGTCCGACAACAACTCCAGAACGTGATCGCGATCGGAAACGCTATCCAGGCTGTTGCGGGTGGCGCCAGCGAAACCCAGCCAGCCGGCCAGCCGATCGCGATCGATAGCGTAAGCGGTGCCGGCTAACGCGCCGGCGCCGAGCGGGCTGACGTCCAGCCGTGTTAATGTGTCGCGCAGGCGGCTTTCGTCGCGGGACAGCATCTCGCCGTAGGCCAGACACCAATGGGCGAAGGTGACCGGTTGCGCGCGCTGCAAATGGGTATAGCCGGGCATCACGACGTCCTGATTGGCCTCGGCGGTGAGCACCAGCGCCTGCTGCAATTGGCGAATTGCGCCAAGCAGCTCGGCGACTTGCGCTTTGCACCACAGCTTCAGATCCGTCGCCACCTGGTCGTTGCGGCTGCGCCCGGTATGCAGCTTCTTGCCCAAGTCGCCCACCTTCTCAATCAAGCGCTGCTCCACCCAGCTGTGAATATCTTCCGCATCGCTGGCGAGGATGGCCTGCGGCGCGGCGCGCACTTCTTCCAGGGTGACGTTCAGGGCGTCTTCCAGCTGCTGTTGTTCCGTTTCGCTCAATACCCCAACGGTGACCAGCGCGCGGGACCAGGCCACGGAGCCAACAATATCCTGCTCGGCCAGGCGATAATCGAACCGCAGCGAGTCGTTAAAAGATTTAAAACGTTGATCCGCCGCCTGACTGAACCGTCCGCCCCAAAGTGCCATAACCTGCTCTCCTGAAAACCATGCTGACCCGCGCCGTCGCGCGCGGGCAATGTGAGGGCGCGGCCTCATGCCGCGCCGTAAGAGGGTAATATCAAACCGGCCGGCGACCGAAGCGGCCGGCGGCGCCGAGAATCAGGCCAATATGCGGGTGCCGATGGCAACGCCGTTGAACAACGCCGGCAGCTGCTCGGCGTGACGCCAGCTGGCGATATCCACCGGCCTGCCCAGCGTACGTGCCGCATCGAGCGCGGCATTGACCTTCACTATCATACCGTCGGTGATGATCCCCTGTTCGATCAGCTGTTCGGCTTTCTGCGCCGTCATTTCCGCAATGCGCTGGCCTTTGCCGTCGAGGATCCCGCTGACGTCGGACAGCAGGATCAGATCCGCGCCCAGGGTGGCGGCCAACGCGGTCGCCGCCTGATCGGCGTTAACGTTCATCAATTCGCCATCGGCGGTGATCCCGATAGAACTGATGACGGGCAGATAGCCCGCGTCCAAGAGCGTGGTCAGCAGCGCCGGTGAACCGGGATGCGCATGGCCGACATGGCCCAGCGCCGGGTCAAGCGGCGT
This region includes:
- the argH gene encoding argininosuccinate lyase: MALWGGRFSQAADQRFKSFNDSLRFDYRLAEQDIVGSVAWSRALVTVGVLSETEQQQLEDALNVTLEEVRAAPQAILASDAEDIHSWVEQRLIEKVGDLGKKLHTGRSRNDQVATDLKLWCKAQVAELLGAIRQLQQALVLTAEANQDVVMPGYTHLQRAQPVTFAHWCLAYGEMLSRDESRLRDTLTRLDVSPLGAGALAGTAYAIDRDRLAGWLGFAGATRNSLDSVSDRDHVLELLSDAAIGMVHLSRFAEDLIFFNTGEAGFIELSDRVTSGSSLMPQKKNPDALELIRGKCGRVQGALTAMMMTLKGLPLAYNKDMQEDKEGLFDALDTWLDCLHMAVLVLDGIQLKSPRCREAAQQGYANATELADYLVARGIPFREAHHIVGEAVVEAIRQGLPLEALPLAQLQAFSPVIGDDVYPVLALTSCLAQRKAKGGVAPEQIAQAIAEAKQRLA
- the argB gene encoding acetylglutamate kinase; translation: MMNPLIIKLGGVLLDSDEALERLFTALDSYRAEHQRPLLIVHGGGCLVDELMHKLSLPVVKKNGLRVTPADQIAIITGALAGTANKTLLAWAKKHAINGVGLCLGDGDSVSVTPLDPALGHVGHAHPGSPALLTTLLDAGYLPVISSIGITADGELMNVNADQAATALAATLGADLILLSDVSGILDGKGQRIAEMTAQKAEQLIEQGIITDGMIVKVNAALDAARTLGRPVDIASWRHAEQLPALFNGVAIGTRILA